From Natator depressus isolate rNatDep1 chromosome 7, rNatDep2.hap1, whole genome shotgun sequence, the proteins below share one genomic window:
- the NAALADL1 gene encoding aminopeptidase NAALADL1, which produces MSWLKILGAVIVGALLLTVGILLGHFAIPKAGNGQGAPSQGTPSWVQTVGRDLNESLLQSFMDQVESGKIRENLKTLASQPHMATTKGDEELVKLLLSRWQDPQIGLDSTSEDVYGAFLSFPDPQRPNSVAVGGCSGGIRIFSTRRSEKNVTADQAHADVVQPYAAYAPPGNPRGRLVYANQGKRSDYQELVNMGINLNGTIAITRYGGADRAAKAVNGAEFGVAGVVVYTDPADINDGRASEEETYPNSWYLPPSGVERGSYSGYFGDLLTPYYPAKEFTYRIKESEIQGIPPIPSQPIGFEDAQTLICNLSGPVAPPSWQGSLGCSYPVGPGFRTGGLFPNTSDVQVNVYNQRVIKNSSNVMGFIRGSEEPDRYVLYGNHRDSWVHGAIDPSSGTAVMLEITRVLGKMLKEGKWRPRRSIIFGSWGAEEFGLIGSTEYTEEFYSKLRERSVAYINVDISVFANATLRAQGTPPAQSVIFAAAKQVQTPASSSMSVYDNWRNHFNRISPSYGVIPNLGSLGAGSDYASFIHYLGITSMDIAYTYDRNKTSARIYPAYHTAFDTFDYADRFIDPGFTSHQAVARTVGNVLLRLADSLVLPLNVSDYGEKLDELYSTAAQGDFLANLTANNLSLDPLKAAIGQFKSVAADFNQRITKLKEEESPSPLQIRMVNDQIMLLERAFLNPQAFPNKCYYSHVIWASKSSDQATFPGLADAYTSALETGDWDQVQKHLTIVVQAVESAASTLEAVA; this is translated from the exons ATGAGCTGGCTGAAGATCCTAGGGGCCGTGATTGTGGGGGCCCTGCTGTTGACGGTCGGAATTCTGTTGGGCCACTTCGCCATCCCCAAAGCGGGGAATGGCCAGGGGGCACCCAGCCAGGGGACGCCTAGCTGGGTGCAGACCGTGGGCCGGGATCTGAATGAATCCCTGCTGCAGAGCTTCATGGATCAGGTGGAGAGCGGGAAGATCCGGGAGAATCTGAA GACCCTGgcctcccagccccacatggcTACAACTAAGGGGGATGAGGAGCTTGTGAAGCTGCTGCTGAGCCGCTGGCAGGACCCGCAGATCGGTCTGGACAGCACCAGCGAGGATGTGTATGGCGCATTCCTGTCCTTCCCTGACCCACAGAGACCCAACAGCGTGGccgtgggt GGCTGTAGCGGTGGGATCAGG ATCTTCTCAACCCGGCGCAGCGAGAAGAACGTGACAGCGGACCAGGCCCATGCAGATGTGGTTCAGCCCTATGCTGCCTACGCCCCCCCTGGGAACCCCAGG GGGAGGCTGGTCTATGCCAACCAGGGCAAGCGCAGTGATTACCAGGAGCTGGTCAACATGGGCATCAACCTGAATGGCACCATCGCCATCACCCGCTATGGGGGGGCTGACCGTGCTGCCAAG GCAGTGAACGGGGCAGAGTTTGGTGTAGCTGGCGTGGTGGTGTATACAGACCCTGCAGACATCAACGATGGGCGGGCATCCGAGGAGGAGACCTACCCCAACTCCTGGTACTTGCCCCCCTCCGGTGTGGAGCGGGGCTCTTACAGTGGGTACTTCGGGGACCTGCTAACGCCCTACTATCCTGCCAAAG AATTCACCTACAGAATCAAGGAGTCAGAGATCCAGGGGATCCCGCCAATCCCATCCCAGCCAATTGGCTTTGAAGACGCCCAGACACTAATCTG TAACCTGTCTGGCCCTGTGGCCCCTCCGTCCTGGCAGGGCTCTCTGGGCTGCTCCTACCCTGTGGGACCAGGATTCCGCACAGGGGGGCTGTTTCCCAACACCAG CGATGTCCAGGTCAACGTCTACAACCAGCGAGTCATCAAGAATTCCTCCAACGTGATGGGGTTCATCCGGGGCAGCGAGGAACCTG acaggTATGTCTTGTACGGCAACCACCGAGACAGCTGGGTACACGGAGCCATCGACCCGAGCAGTGGGACGGCTGTCATGCTGGAGATCACCCGCGTGCTGGGCAAGATGCTGAAAGAAG GGAAGTGGCGCCCCAGAAGGTCCATTATCTTTGGCAGCTGGGGGGCTGAGGAGTTTGGTCTGATTGGCTCCACCGAGTACACGGAG GAATTCTACAGCAAACTGCGGGAGCGGAGCGTGGCCTACATCAACGTGGACATCTCTGTCTTCG CCAACGCCACCCTGAGAGCCCAGGGGACACCGCCTGCCCAGAGTGTCATCTTTGCAGCTGCCAAGCAG GTCCAGACTCCGGCCAGTTCCTCCATGTCCGTCTATGACAACTGGAGAAACCACTTCAACCGCATCAGCCCCAGCTACGGCGTCATCCCCAA CTTAGGGTCCCTGGGTGCCGGGAGCGACTATGCCTCCTTCATCCATTACCTAGGCATCACCTCCATGGACATCGCCTACACCTATGACAGG AACAAGACATCTGCTCGGATTTACCCTGCCTACCACACGGCCTTCGATACCTTTGACTATGCTGACAGGTTCATCGACCCAG GGTTCACCAGCCACCAGGCCGTGGCCCGGACGGTCGGCAACGTGCTGCTACGGCTGGCCGACAGCCTCGTCCTCCCACTTAATGTGAGCGACTATGGAGAGAAGCTGGATGAGCTGTACAGTACGGCCGCCCAGGGGGACTTCCTGGCCAACCTCACTGCCAACAATCTCTCTCTTG ACCCTTTGAAGGCTGCGATTGGTCAGTTCAAATCGGTGGCTGCTGACTTCAACCAGCGAATAACGAAACTGAAGGAGGAGGAGTCTCCCAG tcCTCTCCAGATCCGGATGGTGAATGACCAAATAATGCTGCTGGAAAGGGCCTTCCTCAACCCCCAGGCCTTCCCCAACAAGTGCTATTACAG CCACGTGATCTGGGCATCCAAATCCTCTGACCAGGCCACCTTCCCAGGACTGGCCGATGCCTACACCAGTGCCCTGGAGACAGGGGACTGGGACCAAGTCCAGAAGCACCTCACCATCGTCGTGCAGGCTGTGGAGAGCGCTGCCTCCACCCTGGAAGCCGTGGCCTAA